The DNA sequence AAATCGACGTTTTCCTGGGGATGACCCACGATGGCTGTAATATGATGGATTCCTGCTGTTTTTTTCATTATAAAAGACACTCCTTTTAAATAATTTTGGGTTCAGTAAATTTAATATCTCGAATTCGAAATAATAATAACACGAGAAAATCACGCTGTCAAATAGTAAGTGTGAAGCGGTGGGTAAATAAAAAGTTAAGATAGGAGTAAAATTTACCGCGGGGCATATGCTATAATTAAACCTACAACAACAGAGGAATGAGGGGTAAATTTGCAGGATAGCAGCATCGACCAAGTCATACGGGATTTTGTCAGTAAAGGCATTGCGGCACATCGCATCCATAGCCTGGATGAGCGATACGCCATCAATCACTTATTGGGTTTATTAGAGATAGACACTTATGATGTTCAAAAAATACCTTCCATTCCTTTGCCCAATTTACTGGACTCACTGGATCGGATGATCGGCTACGCGATTGAAAAGCATCTGATTTCGGATATTCCTGAGGAAATCGAAATCATGGAAGCGCAAGTAATGGAACTGATCACACCTTTGCCTTCGGAAGTGAACAAGCGTTTCTGGATGCATTATGAAGAAGCACCGATGCGGGCAACCGATGAGTTCTATCGTTTGAGTCAGGATAATGACTACATCAAGACTAGGAAAATCGCAAAAAACAAACATTTTTCGATCGATTCCAAATACGGCAAGCTGGAGATCACGATAAACCTTTCCAAACCCGAGAAAACGCGCCAACAGATGGAGGCTGCGCGTGCAACGGAAGGCGGCAACTATCCTATTTGTGCGCTCTGCATGGAAAATGAAGGATACAGAGGGAGATCAGACTCGGCCGCAAGAAGCAATCATCGGATTGTGCGTCTTCCTTTGTTCGGGGAAAATTGGGGCTTTCAATATTCGCCTTATTCCTATTATAACGAGCACTGCATCATCCTTTCCGAAGAGCATGTGCCCATGCATGTCAATGAAGAGACGATTGCGAACCTGTTGGAGATCGTGACGGTTTTCCCACATTACTTCATCGGATCCAATGCGGGTTTGCCGATAGTCGGAGGTTCCATCCTCAGCCATGAACATTATCAAGGCGGGCGTCACCATTTCCCCATGGAAGCTGCCAAAGTTCTCCGGAACCTGGCGTTGGAAGGTTTCCCGGAAGTCGAAGCCGAAGTACTCTTTTGGCCGCTTTCGGTCATTCGTCTCCGTTCAGAGGATAGGGATGTGGTCGCTGCCGCCGCGTGCACCATTATGGAAGAATGGCAAAGGTACAGCGACCCGCAAGCGGATATCTTAGCGGAATCGGCAGGCATGCGCCATAATGCGGTAACCCTCATTGCGCGCCGTGTCGGAGAAGCTTACGAGTTGGATGTGGTGTTGCGGAATAACCGGACAAGCGAAGCGTTGCCTGACGGCATCTTCCATCCGCATCCGGATGTCCAGCACATCAAAAAAGAAAACATCGGCTTAATCGAAGTGCTCGGCCTGGCGATTTTGCCGCCGCGATTGGATACAGAGCTCAACGAAGTTGCCGACTATCTGCTGGGGAAAACCGCTGATGTCGCCTCCTGCCATCGGGAGTGGGCCGAAGAACTAAAGCAGCAAGGGCCTTTCGAAGCAGATTCCGTCATGGAAATGTTCCATGAGGCAGTCGGGGAAAAATTCCTGCGCGTGATCGAGGATGCGGGTGTGTATAAGCAAACAGCGGAAGGCCAAGCTGCCTTTGATCGCTTTTTGAGCACACTTGAAAGTCAACAATGAAAATACACAGAAGAACGACTGAGGTGGAGTAAGTATGGCGACCATGAAGGACATCGCCGAAAGGGCAGGAGTCTCGACTGCGACGGTTTCGCGCGTGCTGAACCACGATGAGACGCTTTCTGTCGGCAAGGAAACGAAAGATCGGATTTTCGCAGCCGCAAAAGAGCTGAATTATACTAAAACGAAAAAAAAGAAAAGCAGGGAAAAGATCCTGCTGCTGCAGTGGTACACCCAAGAGGAAGAATTGGATGACCTCTATTATCAAGGCATCCGTTTAGGGGCCGAAGAACGTGCCGAAGCCGAAGGGTACGATGTCGTACGGGTTTTCCATGATGTGACCTTCGATATCGAAAAGGACGTCATCGGCATCGTGGCAATCGGTAAATTCGGAGAGCGACAGGTGCAGAGGCTGATGGATTTCGGCAAGCCCCTGTGCTTCATCGACTCGGACCAATTCAAATGGAAACAGGATTGCGTCATTGTTGATTTTGCATCAGCGATGGAACAGGTCATTGCCGAAATGGACAGAGGCGAACACACCAAAATCGGATTTTTGGAAGGCAAAGAGCTGACGAACGACAAAGAAATGCTGGTCCGCGATCTGCGCTCGGAGCTGTTTCTTGCCGAACTGCGCAAGCGCGGCTGGTACCGGGACAAGTATCACCGCGTCGGGAGTTTCAGCACTTCCTCGGGATACGAAATGATGAATCAGTTAATCAACGAAAACCGGGAACAGCTTCCGACTTTCCTGTTTGCCGAAAACGATGCAATTGCGATAGGTGCCTTGCGTGCTTTGCAGGAAGCGGATATTGCGGTACCAAATCAAATTTCAGTAGTCGGATTCAACGATAGCAAGGTCGCCAAATACGTCTATCCGACTTTGTCGACCATCCGTGTCGATACGCGCGAGATGGGCAACACAGGTGTATCCTTGTTGCTTGACCGCATCGCCTATCCGCGGAAAATAGCCAAAAAAATCAGCTTGTCCACTGAATGGATCAAGCGCGCATCGACAAAGTGATTCCACCAAGTCAATGCTGAACCGCTCTGAAAAAAGAAGAAGCCGCCCCAACAATCCGTTACAGGTTGTTGGGGCGGCTTCTTTTCACATCAAAAATGAGTCTTATTTTTTCCACTCATCGATTTTATCATTTGCTTTATCGGCTAAATCATCGACTTTGTCGCTGATGTCTTCTTTGATTTCGCCCGCTTTTTCGACTGCTTCACCGCGTGCTTGTTGGAGTTTTCCTTCGAGTTCTTTTTCTGGGTCGTCCACTAGGTCGCCGTATTCCTCTTTGATTTTGCCGACTACTTTGTCCTTCATGCCTTTTAATTTATCGCCCATACCTGAATCCATGATGTTTCCTCCTTTTGATTTCACACTGATTGGCTTCGCTTACTATAACCTATTTTAAAGCATTTATTATCAGAATCAAGCAATAGCCCTTGAGACCAACTGGGCATCCAGCGTCCTTCAGGAAGTATTTGGAAGGATGCATACTTTTTATCGCCTTGATTAAATGCTATACTAGATGAGCAGAATAATCAGGGAAAGGAGGCTATTCAGATGAAAATATTAGCCATCGAATCCTCAAACCAGACAATGAGTGCGGCTGTATGCGAAAATGGCCGCTTGCTCGCAGAGGTCACCACAAACGGAAATCTTCAGCACAGCACCCAATTGATGCCCGCAGTGGACCATGTCATGCAACTTGCCGGATGGAAGCCTGCCGATTTGGAACGCATCGCAGTCGCTAAGGGTCCGGGATCGTACACAGGGGTCAGGATCGGAGCGACCATCGCCAAGACTTTGGCATGGACATTGGCGATTCCTTTGGTGCCGATCTCCAGCCTGAAGGTTATCGCCGGCAATTGTGAAGGGGCTGCGCACAAGCTTGTCCCAATGATTGACGCACGCCGGGGCAACTGTTACACAGCGGTTTATCAATTCGAGGACAACTTGTTGGTGGAACGGATTGCCGACACACATATAGCCAGTGAAGAGTGGTTCCAACGCTTGTTGGCGGAAGAAGGCACCTATCTGTTTGTGGGAGAAGACATCAGCAAATACCGCGAGCGCATCAGTGAACTATTCAAGGAACGCGCGCTGTTTGCGGGAGAGTCACAGGCTTTGCCGCGCGCGAGCGTTCTGGCCACACTTTCGGAATCCGGAACAGCGGAGGATCCGCACACATTTGTGCCGGCTTACTTGAAAAACCCGGAAGCTGAAGAAAAATGGGAAGAAAAGCATCACAGTAATCGGAGGGAAGACTACGTTGAAAGAGTGGATTCATCGATTTAAATCCGTGTACAAGGAAGTTCAGGCTGATGTTCTGGCTAAATTCCTTTCAAAGCGCGTTCCCTCCGATGAGGAAACCTATTTGCTGCGTAATCAGCTGCCCGTCAGATTGATGATCGGCAGGAAACAGCATATTCCGGATATTCTCTATATCGAACGGATGAGCTATGCTGGCGCGACCCCTTGGGGAAGGACCGCATTGGAGAATGATATATTGCAGAATCCCAAATCGCTGTATTACGTTCTGTATGAAGGGTATTCGCCCATCGCTTTTTTGGGTGCCAGATTGGACGGAAAAGATATCCATATCACGAATTTGGCGGTAGTGCCCGAATTTCAGCAGATAGGTGCGGCTACTTTGTTGTTGCGGGTACTGAGAAGCTTTGCAGACGAAAAAGGCGCCACCAGCATCAGTCTGGAAGTGAGGATGTCAAACCATCGGGCGAAGGCTTTGTACGCGAAAATGGGTTTTCTGCCTGAGCGTGTCAAGCAGCATTATTACCACGGTGATGGCGAAGACGCTTTGGAGATGGTATGGCCGTTAGCGGGAAAACAATCGGAAGTAAAGGAAGATGTTCATGCAACGCACGTTTGAAATCTGCGACCTGAAGGCGGACGCAGGCAAGTTGGAGCAACATGCACAGGATTTGTACGAACTTACATTGCTGGCCAATGAGGGGCATTCCAGTTGGAAAGCTTCTTCGTTCCTGTCTGAACTGAAGGATAATCATTCCCTTTACACAGGCTGCATGGAAGAAAACAAGCTGGTGGGCTATATTTGTTGCATGGCGGTTGTGGATGAGGCATCGGTCAATAATTTTGCGGTAGCACCTAATCAGCAAGGAAAAGGCATCGGAACAAAATTGTTGCAGGAGATGATCGTCTTGCTGCAAACGCAGGGGATGGAACGGCTTTGGCTTGAAGTCCGTGTCTCCAACGAAGCTGCCTACAACCTGTACAAAAAAATAGGTTTCACAGAAATATACCGAAGAAAAGAGTATTATCAGAATCCGATCGAGGATGCCTACATCATGGAATTGGCGCTGACATCGGAAAATAAAGAGGAGGCGGAAGACTGATGACGGAAACAGATGTGACCATACTCGCGATTGAGAGCAGTTGCGATGAAACAAGTGTAGCTGTGGTGAAAAACGGAAATACGGTCCTTTCGAATGTTGTCGCTTCCCAGATCAAAAGCCATATGCGCTTTGGCGGGGTCGTGCCGGAAGTGGCGAGCCGTCATCATGTCGAGCAGATCACCCAAATCGTTGAAGCGGCATTGCATGAGGCCCAGGTCACTTTCGATGCAATCGATGCGATTGCGGTAACGCATGGTCCAGGGTTGG is a window from the Trichococcus shcherbakoviae genome containing:
- the galT gene encoding UDP-glucose--hexose-1-phosphate uridylyltransferase, which codes for MQDSSIDQVIRDFVSKGIAAHRIHSLDERYAINHLLGLLEIDTYDVQKIPSIPLPNLLDSLDRMIGYAIEKHLISDIPEEIEIMEAQVMELITPLPSEVNKRFWMHYEEAPMRATDEFYRLSQDNDYIKTRKIAKNKHFSIDSKYGKLEITINLSKPEKTRQQMEAARATEGGNYPICALCMENEGYRGRSDSAARSNHRIVRLPLFGENWGFQYSPYSYYNEHCIILSEEHVPMHVNEETIANLLEIVTVFPHYFIGSNAGLPIVGGSILSHEHYQGGRHHFPMEAAKVLRNLALEGFPEVEAEVLFWPLSVIRLRSEDRDVVAAAACTIMEEWQRYSDPQADILAESAGMRHNAVTLIARRVGEAYELDVVLRNNRTSEALPDGIFHPHPDVQHIKKENIGLIEVLGLAILPPRLDTELNEVADYLLGKTADVASCHREWAEELKQQGPFEADSVMEMFHEAVGEKFLRVIEDAGVYKQTAEGQAAFDRFLSTLESQQ
- a CDS encoding LacI family DNA-binding transcriptional regulator — translated: MATMKDIAERAGVSTATVSRVLNHDETLSVGKETKDRIFAAAKELNYTKTKKKKSREKILLLQWYTQEEELDDLYYQGIRLGAEERAEAEGYDVVRVFHDVTFDIEKDVIGIVAIGKFGERQVQRLMDFGKPLCFIDSDQFKWKQDCVIVDFASAMEQVIAEMDRGEHTKIGFLEGKELTNDKEMLVRDLRSELFLAELRKRGWYRDKYHRVGSFSTSSGYEMMNQLINENREQLPTFLFAENDAIAIGALRALQEADIAVPNQISVVGFNDSKVAKYVYPTLSTIRVDTREMGNTGVSLLLDRIAYPRKIAKKISLSTEWIKRASTK
- a CDS encoding CsbD family protein; its protein translation is MDSGMGDKLKGMKDKVVGKIKEEYGDLVDDPEKELEGKLQQARGEAVEKAGEIKEDISDKVDDLADKANDKIDEWKK
- the tsaB gene encoding tRNA (adenosine(37)-N6)-threonylcarbamoyltransferase complex dimerization subunit type 1 TsaB; its protein translation is MKILAIESSNQTMSAAVCENGRLLAEVTTNGNLQHSTQLMPAVDHVMQLAGWKPADLERIAVAKGPGSYTGVRIGATIAKTLAWTLAIPLVPISSLKVIAGNCEGAAHKLVPMIDARRGNCYTAVYQFEDNLLVERIADTHIASEEWFQRLLAEEGTYLFVGEDISKYRERISELFKERALFAGESQALPRASVLATLSESGTAEDPHTFVPAYLKNPEAEEKWEEKHHSNRREDYVERVDSSI
- the rimI gene encoding ribosomal protein S18-alanine N-acetyltransferase; translation: MKEWIHRFKSVYKEVQADVLAKFLSKRVPSDEETYLLRNQLPVRLMIGRKQHIPDILYIERMSYAGATPWGRTALENDILQNPKSLYYVLYEGYSPIAFLGARLDGKDIHITNLAVVPEFQQIGAATLLLRVLRSFADEKGATSISLEVRMSNHRAKALYAKMGFLPERVKQHYYHGDGEDALEMVWPLAGKQSEVKEDVHATHV
- the rimI gene encoding ribosomal protein S18-alanine N-acetyltransferase, whose translation is MQRTFEICDLKADAGKLEQHAQDLYELTLLANEGHSSWKASSFLSELKDNHSLYTGCMEENKLVGYICCMAVVDEASVNNFAVAPNQQGKGIGTKLLQEMIVLLQTQGMERLWLEVRVSNEAAYNLYKKIGFTEIYRRKEYYQNPIEDAYIMELALTSENKEEAED